Proteins from one Syntrophaceae bacterium genomic window:
- the hpt gene encoding hypoxanthine phosphoribosyltransferase, giving the protein MAMEAMRKSVLYSREAIRERVLELGEEVSRAYEDRNLVVIGVLKGAFMFMADLVRALRIPCRIDFIRVASYGSGTETSGRIELTKDIETDITGKDVLIVEDIIDTGLTLTYLVENLRARNPRSLKVCAFLDKKLRRKVPFEADFVGFTMDDGFVIGYGLDFDEQGRFLPDVCVLNAGK; this is encoded by the coding sequence ATGGCGATGGAGGCCATGAGAAAATCGGTCCTCTATTCCCGGGAAGCCATCCGGGAGAGGGTTCTCGAACTGGGGGAAGAGGTCTCCAGGGCCTACGAAGACCGCAATCTCGTCGTCATCGGCGTTCTGAAGGGGGCCTTCATGTTCATGGCCGATCTTGTCCGGGCCCTCCGCATTCCCTGCCGGATCGACTTCATCCGCGTTGCCAGCTACGGCTCCGGCACGGAAACATCCGGCCGGATCGAACTCACCAAGGACATCGAGACCGACATCACCGGGAAGGACGTCCTCATTGTCGAGGACATCATCGACACGGGCCTCACCCTGACCTACCTCGTAGAGAACCTGCGGGCCCGCAATCCCCGGAGTCTGAAAGTCTGCGCCTTCCTCGACAAGAAGCTCCGCCGGAAGGTTCCCTTCGAGGCGGATTTCGTGGGGTTCACCATGGACGATGGTTTCGTCATCGGCTACGGACTCGACTTCGACGAACAGGGCCGCTTTCTTCCCGACGTCTGCGTCCTGAACGCGGGAAAGTGA
- the purU gene encoding formyltetrahydrofolate deformylase → MNGPNAVLLLSCPDQKGLVANISNFIFQQNGNIVHAAQHTSIRKKIFFMRIEWELDGFNIPRDEIGDVFKHTARKFDMTWSLHFTDTVPRMAVFASRHPHCLYDLMLRHRMGEFRAEIPLVIGNHEELRSLVEPFGLRFECFPITPETKSRQEAKEITLLKKEKIDVIVLARYMQILSGKFVREYPNRIINIHHSFLPAFAGPKPYQQAYDRGVKIIGATSHYVTQKLDDGPIIAQDVIKISHRDSVEDIQLKSQDLERIVLARAVRLHLENRILPYGSKTVVFE, encoded by the coding sequence ATGAACGGGCCCAATGCCGTCCTGCTCCTGTCCTGTCCCGACCAGAAGGGGCTGGTGGCAAACATCTCCAACTTCATCTTCCAGCAGAACGGCAACATCGTCCACGCCGCCCAGCACACGTCCATCAGGAAGAAAATTTTCTTCATGCGCATCGAGTGGGAACTGGACGGGTTCAACATCCCCCGGGACGAGATCGGCGACGTATTTAAACACACGGCCCGGAAGTTCGACATGACCTGGAGCCTGCACTTCACGGATACGGTTCCCCGGATGGCCGTCTTCGCCTCCCGCCACCCGCATTGCCTCTACGACCTGATGCTGCGGCACCGGATGGGGGAGTTCCGGGCGGAGATCCCCCTGGTCATCGGAAACCATGAGGAGCTGCGGTCCCTGGTGGAGCCCTTCGGCCTTCGTTTCGAGTGCTTCCCCATCACGCCTGAGACCAAGAGTCGCCAGGAAGCGAAGGAGATCACCCTCCTGAAGAAGGAGAAGATCGATGTTATCGTTCTGGCGCGATACATGCAGATCCTAAGTGGCAAATTCGTCCGTGAGTATCCCAACCGAATCATCAACATCCACCACTCCTTCCTCCCCGCCTTCGCCGGCCCCAAGCCCTACCAGCAGGCCTACGACCGGGGCGTGAAGATCATCGGCGCCACGAGCCACTATGTGACACAGAAGCTGGACGACGGGCCGATCATCGCCCAGGATGTCATCAAGATCAGCCACCGCGACTCCGTGGAGGACATCCAGCTCAAGAGCCAGGACCTGGAGCGGATCGTCCTCGCCCGGGCCGTGCGCCTCCACCTGGAGAACCGTATCCTCCCCTACGGCTCGAAAACAGTCGTCTTCGAATAG
- a CDS encoding DUF3426 domain-containing protein: MIIRCEACGTKYRFDDTLMEADGAWVRCTSCKAVFFQENPQREAARPEPEEAIEEPPAPPPELSEASDLKILLPGSQPPSNAPRQGDTVMMAADRIREALREAEPRRMPEDYPPRALDRPSPEEEKEEEEEPVPPATDAPRRRPSFLLIFLSVLLILVIGGTTFLFLYPDVRRAVVSDLVVAVPALETVFGKDIQQAEVNPGDIRIQQVRRRMMANVFLGDLMILEGTVQNISSQTVTRIRIQGKLYDPSDRIIRSRISYAGNHLSDAELASLSEEDLQKRLSFPQITPAPKDSLAPGAAIPFMVVFALDKAGVDKTGIIKTGVIPLDAERALP; encoded by the coding sequence ATGATCATCCGGTGCGAAGCATGCGGCACAAAATACCGCTTTGACGATACCCTGATGGAAGCCGACGGGGCCTGGGTGCGGTGCACAAGCTGCAAAGCCGTTTTTTTCCAGGAAAACCCGCAGCGGGAAGCGGCCAGGCCCGAACCGGAAGAGGCGATCGAGGAACCGCCGGCTCCTCCTCCGGAACTCTCCGAGGCCTCGGACCTCAAGATCCTGCTGCCCGGAAGTCAACCTCCCTCCAATGCACCCCGGCAGGGCGACACGGTGATGATGGCCGCGGACCGGATCCGGGAGGCCCTTCGCGAGGCGGAGCCCCGGCGCATGCCCGAGGACTATCCCCCCCGGGCCTTGGACAGACCGTCCCCGGAGGAAGAAAAGGAGGAAGAGGAAGAGCCCGTCCCTCCCGCGACGGATGCCCCCCGGCGGCGCCCCTCCTTTCTTCTCATCTTCCTGTCGGTGCTTCTTATCCTGGTGATCGGCGGGACCACCTTCCTCTTTCTGTATCCCGACGTGCGGCGGGCCGTCGTCTCGGACCTCGTTGTCGCCGTTCCCGCCCTGGAAACCGTGTTCGGAAAGGACATCCAGCAGGCGGAAGTCAACCCCGGCGACATCCGGATCCAGCAGGTCCGGCGCCGCATGATGGCCAACGTCTTTTTGGGCGATCTGATGATCCTGGAGGGAACCGTCCAGAACATTTCTTCCCAGACGGTGACCCGGATCCGCATCCAGGGAAAACTGTACGACCCGTCGGACCGGATCATTCGAAGCCGCATTTCCTATGCAGGGAACCATCTCTCCGACGCCGAGCTGGCGAGCCTCTCGGAAGAGGACCTGCAGAAACGCCTGTCCTTCCCCCAGATCACACCCGCCCCCAAGGACAGCCTGGCCCCGGGGGCGGCGATCCCGTTCATGGTCGTCTTCGCCCTGGACAAGGCCGGAGTGGACAAAACGGGAATCATCAAGACGGGGGTCATTCCACTGGACGCAGAGCGCGCGCTGCCATAG
- a CDS encoding threonylcarbamoyl-AMP synthase, with the protein MAERIEIHPRQPDRRSVERIADLLRQGGIVAYPTETFYGLGADATNHDAVDRIFAVKGRDFKSPVGLIIGRIEDLDPLVAEIPAAGHRLIGAFWPGALTLVFRASGRVLPRLTAGTGKIGIRLSGLPAARSIAAALGEPVTATSANRSGEKECNTASEVLAQLDDSIDAVADGGATAGGLGSTFVDVSGDAPVILRQGAIAEEDIRRILGKMS; encoded by the coding sequence ATGGCCGAGCGGATCGAAATCCACCCAAGACAGCCCGATCGACGGAGCGTCGAGCGGATCGCCGATCTTCTCCGGCAGGGGGGAATTGTGGCCTACCCAACCGAGACGTTCTACGGTCTCGGGGCGGATGCCACGAATCACGACGCAGTGGACCGGATCTTCGCCGTCAAGGGGAGGGATTTCAAGAGCCCCGTCGGCCTGATCATCGGCCGAATCGAGGACCTGGACCCGCTGGTTGCGGAGATTCCGGCCGCGGGTCACAGGCTGATCGGCGCCTTCTGGCCGGGGGCGCTCACCCTGGTGTTTCGGGCGTCCGGGAGGGTCCTGCCGCGACTGACAGCGGGCACCGGAAAGATCGGAATCCGCCTGTCCGGCCTGCCGGCGGCCCGGTCCATCGCGGCCGCCCTCGGGGAACCCGTCACCGCCACCAGTGCCAACCGCTCCGGAGAAAAGGAATGCAATACGGCGAGTGAGGTCTTGGCGCAGCTCGATGATTCCATCGATGCCGTTGCGGATGGAGGTGCCACCGCCGGCGGGCTGGGATCGACCTTCGTGGACGTCTCCGGCGACGCCCCGGTCATCCTCCGGCAGGGGGCGATCGCCGAGGAGGACATCCGGCGGATTCTGGGAAAGATGTCGTAA
- a CDS encoding MBL fold metallo-hydrolase — MTDKIFWLGHSSILIRSEKTIYIDPWKVRTKDQADLILISHSHGDHLSPEDVKRIRKDDTVIVTTADAAPRLSGDVRILKPGENLTAHDIPVEAVPAYNTHTHTHKAFHSRRNGWIGFVVTVEGKRIYYAGDTDVIPEMETVRADVVIFPIGGTYTMTAAEAAKAVNIIEPESAIPIHWGDIVGSAADARTFQELCKVPVTIKKPL, encoded by the coding sequence ATCACCGACAAGATCTTCTGGCTTGGCCATTCGAGCATCCTGATCCGGAGCGAAAAGACCATCTACATCGATCCCTGGAAAGTCCGGACAAAGGACCAGGCGGATCTGATCCTGATCAGCCACAGCCACGGGGACCACCTGTCCCCGGAGGACGTGAAGCGGATCCGGAAGGACGACACGGTCATCGTCACCACCGCCGACGCCGCGCCCCGGCTGTCCGGCGACGTCCGGATCCTGAAGCCCGGAGAAAATCTCACCGCCCACGACATCCCCGTGGAAGCGGTTCCCGCATACAACACACACACACACACACACAAGGCCTTCCATTCCCGCAGGAACGGCTGGATCGGCTTTGTCGTCACGGTGGAGGGCAAGCGCATCTACTATGCCGGCGACACCGACGTCATTCCGGAGATGGAAACCGTGCGGGCGGACGTGGTCATCTTTCCGATCGGGGGCACCTACACGATGACCGCCGCAGAAGCGGCCAAGGCCGTTAACATCATCGAGCCGGAGTCGGCCATCCCCATCCACTGGGGCGATATCGTCGGTTCGGCGGCGGACGCCCGGACCTTCCAGGAACTCTGCAAGGTACCGGTGACCATCAAAAAACCCCTATAA
- a CDS encoding glycerol-3-phosphate dehydrogenase/oxidase, producing the protein MEGVAGRERVWSKLGRPWDILIVGGGITGAGLFREAVRLGLQALLVEQRDFAWGTSSRSSKLVHGGLRYLKEGDLMLTRAAVQERQELMAEGPGLVDPLGFLLSVYKGNSPGRFLYGIGLSIYDLLALRWDHTYHPPEEFQMLAPHISREGLQGGFYYGDAQTDDARLVLRVLLEAVEAGGKALNYVAAEELLFREDPSSGRRTVVGAVIRDLAGNRRAEVQARVVVNATGAWADVLRSRVGAPPRMRPLRGSHLIFPAWRIPVAQALCFIHPADGRPVFIFPWEGITLVGTTDVDHLENLQEEPAISPDETAYLMSAVEAQFPGLNLKPEDVISSFAGVRPVIGTGKADPSQESRDHVVWEEEGLVTVTGGKLTTFRLIAHDVLQAIRSRLPGDAARRLDAIEDSPILNPVAMNMLEETGLDGEVQRRLIGRYGAAAPLLISGAAEEERAIIPGTNTVWAELRWACRTEGVVHLDDLLLRRVRIGLLLPYGGAEILERVGSICREELGWDDARWNEEKKDYLELWKRCYSLPPREEIPDWKQFLEKSVRERNERKRIERRRQIRGTVLAGIVIGTAAGLLVSRHLRKKGRAEETD; encoded by the coding sequence ATGGAGGGAGTTGCCGGGAGAGAAAGGGTCTGGTCGAAACTTGGGCGGCCTTGGGACATTCTGATCGTGGGCGGCGGCATCACCGGCGCCGGGCTTTTCCGGGAGGCGGTCCGGCTGGGCCTGCAGGCCCTGCTGGTGGAGCAGAGGGACTTCGCCTGGGGGACGTCGAGCCGTTCGTCCAAGCTCGTCCACGGCGGGCTCCGGTACTTGAAGGAAGGGGACCTGATGCTGACGCGCGCCGCCGTTCAGGAACGGCAGGAACTCATGGCGGAAGGACCGGGACTGGTCGATCCCCTCGGCTTTCTCCTTTCCGTCTATAAAGGGAACTCACCCGGACGGTTCCTGTACGGCATCGGTCTTTCCATCTACGATCTCCTGGCTCTGCGCTGGGACCACACGTACCATCCGCCGGAGGAATTCCAGATGCTGGCGCCGCATATCAGCCGGGAAGGACTCCAGGGGGGGTTCTATTACGGAGACGCCCAGACGGACGACGCCCGCCTGGTCCTGCGGGTCCTTCTCGAGGCCGTGGAGGCCGGGGGCAAGGCGCTCAATTACGTGGCGGCGGAAGAACTCCTCTTCCGGGAAGATCCGTCCTCGGGGCGGAGGACCGTCGTCGGGGCGGTGATCCGGGACTTGGCGGGGAACCGCCGGGCGGAGGTGCAGGCCCGGGTCGTCGTGAACGCCACGGGAGCCTGGGCGGACGTCCTCCGGTCCCGGGTCGGCGCCCCGCCCCGGATGCGCCCGCTCCGGGGAAGCCACCTGATTTTCCCCGCCTGGCGGATCCCGGTGGCCCAGGCCCTCTGCTTCATCCATCCCGCCGACGGCCGGCCGGTTTTTATTTTTCCCTGGGAGGGGATCACCCTCGTGGGAACCACCGACGTGGACCATCTCGAAAACCTCCAGGAGGAACCGGCCATCTCGCCGGATGAAACGGCATACCTGATGTCCGCCGTGGAGGCCCAGTTTCCCGGCCTGAACCTGAAGCCGGAGGACGTCATCTCCTCCTTCGCCGGCGTCCGCCCCGTCATCGGTACGGGGAAGGCGGATCCGTCGCAGGAGTCCCGGGACCACGTCGTCTGGGAGGAGGAAGGGCTCGTGACGGTGACGGGGGGAAAGCTGACCACGTTCCGCCTGATCGCCCACGACGTGCTGCAGGCGATTCGCTCCCGCCTGCCGGGGGATGCGGCACGCCGCCTGGATGCCATCGAGGATTCGCCGATTCTGAATCCCGTTGCCATGAACATGCTGGAGGAGACGGGTCTCGACGGAGAGGTCCAGCGAAGGCTCATCGGCCGCTACGGGGCGGCGGCGCCTCTTCTGATCTCCGGTGCAGCGGAAGAAGAACGGGCGATCATCCCCGGGACGAACACCGTGTGGGCCGAGTTGCGGTGGGCCTGCCGGACGGAAGGGGTGGTGCACCTGGACGACCTCCTGCTCCGTCGCGTCCGCATCGGGCTTCTCCTGCCCTACGGCGGGGCGGAAATCCTGGAGCGTGTCGGATCGATCTGCCGGGAGGAACTGGGCTGGGACGACGCCCGCTGGAATGAAGAAAAAAAGGACTACCTGGAGCTCTGGAAGCGTTGCTACAGCCTGCCGCCCCGTGAGGAGATCCCGGACTGGAAACAGTTTCTGGAAAAATCCGTCCGGGAACGGAACGAGAGGAAGCGGATCGAGCGCCGCAGGCAGATCCGCGGGACCGTCCTCGCCGGAATCGTCATCGGCACGGCGGCGGGCCTGCTTGTGTCCCGCCATCTCCGGAAAAAGGGACGGGCGGAAGAAACGGATTGA
- a CDS encoding TIGR03084 family protein, which produces MKALLTDLANEQAALDCLVADIRDDQWSVMTPFSEWTVQDQVSHLAFFDGAAFLAMTDPQAFQAQSATFPADETVFDVTLDKGRRMAPADLLAWWRRERDSLLGALGSREAKDRIEWFGPPMSVRTLATARLMETWAHGQNIVDALDLKRPATARLRHIAQLGYITFGWSFFNRRLDPPDKLIRLELLAPGGDTWAWGPDAADETVRGPAEDFCLVVTQRRHPYDTGLEWSGPATEQWLLYAQAFAGPPTFGPRPGRFPRTRE; this is translated from the coding sequence GTGAAGGCACTGCTGACGGACCTGGCAAATGAACAGGCGGCCTTGGACTGCCTGGTAGCGGACATACGAGATGACCAGTGGTCGGTCATGACCCCGTTTTCCGAGTGGACCGTACAGGACCAGGTCAGCCACCTGGCTTTCTTTGACGGTGCCGCGTTCCTGGCAATGACGGATCCGCAGGCCTTTCAGGCGCAGTCGGCGACGTTTCCGGCGGACGAGACGGTCTTCGATGTCACCCTGGACAAGGGACGACGGATGGCGCCGGCGGATCTGCTGGCCTGGTGGCGCCGCGAGCGGGATTCCCTCCTGGGGGCTCTCGGCAGCCGGGAAGCAAAGGACCGGATCGAATGGTTCGGTCCCCCCATGAGCGTCCGGACCCTGGCCACGGCCCGCCTGATGGAGACCTGGGCCCACGGCCAGAACATCGTCGACGCCTTGGATCTCAAGCGTCCTGCCACGGCGAGGCTCCGGCACATCGCCCAACTGGGATACATCACCTTCGGCTGGAGTTTCTTCAACCGCCGCCTCGATCCTCCCGACAAGCTGATCCGGCTGGAACTCCTGGCCCCGGGAGGAGACACCTGGGCCTGGGGACCCGATGCGGCCGATGAGACCGTCCGGGGGCCGGCGGAGGATTTCTGTCTCGTCGTCACCCAGCGCCGCCATCCCTACGATACGGGACTCGAATGGAGCGGTCCCGCGACGGAGCAATGGCTCCTGTATGCCCAGGCCTTTGCGGGTCCGCCCACCTTCGGTCCCCGGCCGGGGCGGTTTCCGAGAACGAGGGAGTGA
- the purE gene encoding 5-(carboxyamino)imidazole ribonucleotide mutase, with translation MKGKKAPLVSVVMGSDSDLPLMEEAMKVLQDFQVPHEIFLTSAHRAPQRTSEFAAGAAGRGVRVIIAGAGAAAHLAGVIASQTPLPVIGVPIDATSLKGLDALLATVQMPGGIPVATMAVGKAGAKNAALLAVRILALTDARLQKRLAVFVEGMAKDVETRHKGMLKKLNT, from the coding sequence ATGAAAGGGAAAAAGGCGCCGCTGGTGAGCGTCGTCATGGGAAGCGATTCCGACCTTCCCTTGATGGAGGAGGCGATGAAGGTTCTTCAGGACTTTCAGGTTCCCCACGAGATCTTCCTGACGTCGGCCCACCGGGCTCCGCAGCGGACTTCCGAATTTGCGGCGGGTGCCGCCGGACGGGGAGTCCGCGTGATCATCGCCGGTGCCGGCGCGGCGGCCCATCTGGCCGGGGTGATCGCCTCCCAGACCCCGCTGCCCGTCATCGGGGTCCCCATCGATGCCACCTCCCTGAAAGGTCTCGACGCCCTTCTCGCCACGGTCCAGATGCCCGGGGGGATTCCCGTGGCGACCATGGCCGTCGGCAAGGCGGGGGCGAAGAACGCCGCCCTCCTGGCCGTCCGGATCCTTGCCCTCACGGATGCCCGCCTGCAGAAACGCCTTGCAGTGTTCGTGGAGGGCATGGCGAAGGACGTGGAAACCCGGCACAAGGGCATGCTGAAGAAGCTGAACACGTAA
- a CDS encoding FAD-binding oxidoreductase, producing MRRWNGWGDDTEGYTLPGSALKFLHKTIGPGAPPRDASLEDVLRRVPPSRLPPHPFVSTDPEDRLRHARGQSLPDWIALRSGRIDSFPDGIARPFNAEDVRNLLDFAKRNRVRLIPYGGGTSVAGHVNPLPGEEPVLTVDLSRMNRLLLFDERSHQAVFEAGVAGPDLEAQLRSRGYTLGHFPQSFEYSTLGGWIATRSSGQQSLGYGRIERLFAGGRMETPSGTLELPPFPASAAGPDLREAVLGSEGRFGILTEAVVRVTSIPRTEEFHALFFPDFDRGGEAARRMLWSGIPLSMLRLSTARETETTLALAGHEFLIGALERYLSVRGAAKHKCMLLFAVSGGAQISRTARREALEIAAGCGGIPAGKTFGREWHRNRFRMPYLRNTLWEAGYAVDTLETAVPWSSIPGMIREIERALGEALAETGEKVHFFTHLSHLYPWGSSLYTTCLFRLAEEPEESLLRWRRLKDGASRAIVAQGGTISHQHGVGVDHAPYLPAEKGALGMAVLGDLCRRFDPSGIMNPGKLTG from the coding sequence ATGAGACGATGGAACGGATGGGGAGACGACACGGAAGGCTACACCCTGCCCGGATCGGCGCTGAAGTTCCTGCACAAGACAATCGGCCCGGGGGCCCCCCCGCGCGACGCCTCCCTGGAAGACGTACTCCGCCGGGTCCCGCCCTCCCGGCTTCCGCCGCACCCCTTCGTCTCGACGGACCCGGAGGACCGGCTTCGGCATGCCCGCGGTCAGAGCCTCCCGGACTGGATCGCCCTCCGCAGCGGCCGGATCGATTCGTTTCCCGACGGCATCGCCCGGCCGTTCAACGCCGAAGACGTCCGGAACCTGCTCGACTTTGCGAAGCGCAACCGGGTGCGGCTGATTCCCTATGGCGGCGGCACCAGCGTCGCGGGCCACGTCAACCCGCTCCCCGGTGAAGAACCCGTCCTGACAGTGGACCTCTCGCGGATGAACCGACTGCTCCTGTTTGACGAACGGAGCCACCAGGCCGTTTTCGAGGCGGGGGTGGCGGGACCGGACCTGGAGGCGCAACTGCGGTCGAGAGGATACACCCTCGGCCACTTTCCCCAGTCCTTCGAGTACTCCACCCTCGGCGGCTGGATCGCCACCCGCTCCAGCGGCCAGCAGTCCCTCGGTTACGGGAGGATTGAGCGGCTCTTTGCCGGCGGCCGGATGGAGACTCCCTCGGGAACCCTCGAGCTGCCCCCCTTCCCGGCATCCGCCGCGGGACCGGACCTCCGGGAGGCCGTCCTGGGCTCGGAAGGCCGTTTCGGGATCCTCACCGAGGCAGTGGTCCGCGTGACGTCCATCCCCCGCACCGAGGAATTCCACGCCCTGTTTTTCCCCGACTTCGACCGGGGCGGAGAGGCGGCCCGGCGGATGCTGTGGTCGGGCATCCCCCTCTCGATGCTGCGGTTGAGCACCGCCCGGGAGACGGAGACCACCCTCGCCCTGGCGGGTCACGAGTTTCTCATCGGTGCGCTGGAACGGTACCTCTCCGTCCGGGGCGCGGCAAAGCACAAGTGCATGCTCCTCTTCGCCGTCTCCGGCGGAGCTCAGATCTCGAGGACGGCCCGGAGGGAGGCCCTGGAAATCGCCGCCGGCTGCGGCGGCATACCGGCAGGAAAGACCTTCGGCAGGGAGTGGCACCGGAACCGCTTCCGGATGCCTTACCTGCGGAACACCCTGTGGGAGGCGGGATACGCTGTGGATACGCTGGAGACGGCCGTGCCGTGGTCGTCCATCCCCGGGATGATCCGGGAGATCGAACGGGCCCTGGGAGAGGCCCTTGCCGAAACGGGGGAAAAGGTCCACTTCTTCACCCACCTCTCGCACCTCTATCCCTGGGGCTCCAGCCTCTACACGACCTGCCTGTTCCGTCTGGCGGAGGAACCGGAGGAAAGCCTGCTCCGCTGGCGGCGCCTCAAGGACGGGGCGAGCAGGGCCATCGTCGCCCAGGGGGGAACCATCAGCCACCAGCACGGCGTGGGCGTGGACCATGCCCCCTACCTGCCGGCGGAGAAAGGAGCCCTGGGGATGGCCGTCCTGGGTGACCTCTGCCGCCGGTTCGATCCCTCGGGGATCATGAATCCCGGCAAACTGACCGGGTAA